From a region of the Coprococcus comes ATCC 27758 genome:
- a CDS encoding DHH family phosphoesterase, which yields MGFLNQLLKYKNICIQCHNSPDADALAAAYGVYTYLKLHDINVSIIYSGDYEIQKKDLLYMIDICEIPVEYIKELPKTDLLLLVDGQYGRGNVYRFEADNIAMIDHHMPSMKKTENAFIDYSYQSCSTIVWELLKEEGYDVKANEKLSIAFLYGLYTDTSSYVDLYKKHDIAMRDELSKDYPELERLKKSSMSLEDLMIAGEALYHAYFDKEKQYLLISAMHCEQSVLGIIGDMAIKVDVAKVSIAYTDIDSGYQVSIRSADREYLANEVAEKLCDGIGSGGGHIDKAGGVISRDCICESYAGWEIADIIKERMEKIMK from the coding sequence ATACATATTTAAAACTACACGATATCAATGTGTCAATTATTTACAGTGGAGATTATGAAATCCAAAAAAAAGATCTTTTGTACATGATTGATATCTGTGAGATTCCGGTAGAATACATAAAAGAGTTACCAAAGACAGATCTTCTACTGCTGGTTGATGGGCAATATGGAAGAGGAAATGTATATCGTTTTGAAGCGGATAATATAGCAATGATCGATCATCATATGCCTTCCATGAAAAAAACAGAAAATGCTTTTATTGACTATTCTTATCAAAGCTGTTCTACAATTGTCTGGGAACTTTTGAAAGAAGAAGGATATGATGTAAAGGCGAATGAAAAGTTAAGTATTGCATTTTTATATGGATTGTATACAGATACTTCTTCCTATGTAGATTTGTACAAGAAGCATGACATTGCGATGCGCGACGAGTTAAGCAAAGATTATCCGGAACTGGAACGGTTAAAAAAATCATCCATGAGTCTGGAGGACCTCATGATTGCAGGAGAAGCTTTGTACCATGCATATTTTGATAAAGAGAAGCAATATCTTTTGATCAGTGCAATGCATTGTGAGCAATCAGTGCTTGGAATCATTGGTGATATGGCAATAAAGGTTGATGTTGCCAAAGTTAGCATTGCATATACGGATATTGACAGTGGATATCAGGTTTCAATAAGAAGTGCGGATCGGGAGTATCTTGCAAATGAAGTGGCAGAAAAGCTCTGCGATGGAATTGGAAGCGGTGGTGGCCATATAGATAAAGCCGGCGGTGTGATTTCAAGAGATTGTATCTGCGAAAGTTATGCAGGATGGGAAATTGCAGACATTATCAAAGAGAGAATGGAAAAAATCATGAAATAA
- a CDS encoding GntR family transcriptional regulator, which yields MNIFIDNKSGAPIYEQIFTQLKSQIISGTLPSDEALPSIRSLAKDLRISVVTTKRAYDELEKEGFIYTIAAKGCFVAPLNTDLLRETNLKKIEDYMEKIVHLAASCNLSEQELTEMLHFMMEE from the coding sequence GTGAATATATTCATAGATAACAAAAGTGGTGCACCCATCTATGAACAGATTTTTACACAACTCAAATCGCAAATTATAAGTGGAACATTGCCATCTGACGAAGCTCTTCCTTCCATTCGAAGCCTTGCCAAAGATCTACGAATCAGTGTCGTAACAACCAAGCGGGCTTACGATGAACTGGAAAAAGAAGGTTTCATTTACACGATTGCAGCAAAGGGCTGTTTCGTTGCTCCACTTAATACGGATCTTTTGCGTGAAACAAATCTGAAAAAAATTGAAGACTACATGGAAAAAATAGTACATCTTGCAGCTTCCTGTAATCTAAGCGAACAGGAACTTACTGAGATGCTTCATTTCATGATGGAGGAATAG
- a CDS encoding ABC-2 transporter permease, with protein MKGLLRKDLYLMIKYCRLFFILIIVFSFAGAWNNNLFFALYPITISSIIPVNLLSYDEKSNWSLYACTFPCSRKEIVSSKYILTVCTLTLSAIIVEIVQIINMIIRHNFYISGLLTIFTIIFIAGLLPPAFMFPFTFKLGAEKGRFAYYIGFILFFALLGWLQSFIKNLPLGLAHFPFRSYYILILFFIGLLLYMISWILSIKFYQNREF; from the coding sequence ATGAAAGGATTACTTCGTAAAGATCTTTATCTGATGATAAAATATTGTCGTTTATTTTTTATTCTGATTATTGTATTTTCCTTTGCCGGAGCATGGAATAACAATCTGTTTTTTGCATTATATCCTATTACAATTTCCAGCATTATCCCGGTAAACCTGCTTTCTTACGATGAAAAATCAAATTGGAGTCTCTATGCCTGTACCTTTCCCTGTAGCCGAAAAGAAATTGTATCCTCCAAATATATTTTAACAGTATGTACCCTTACACTTTCTGCCATCATTGTTGAAATTGTGCAAATAATCAACATGATTATAAGACACAACTTTTATATTTCCGGTCTTCTTACTATTTTTACAATTATCTTTATAGCCGGATTACTGCCACCTGCCTTTATGTTTCCGTTTACCTTCAAACTAGGTGCTGAGAAAGGTCGGTTTGCTTATTATATTGGATTTATTTTATTTTTCGCATTGCTTGGTTGGTTGCAATCTTTCATAAAAAATTTGCCTCTCGGACTTGCACATTTCCCTTTCCGAAGTTACTATATTTTGATTCTTTTTTTCATAGGTTTATTACTGTATATGATTTCCTGGATTCTATCCATAAAATTCTATCAGAACAGGGAATTCTAA
- a CDS encoding ABC transporter ATP-binding protein yields the protein MTTFETNALEINDLNKNYPGFSLNHLNLTLPSGCILGLIGENGAGKTTTIKLILDIIKKDSGSIRILGRDCTSATTILKEEIGVVLDEVGFQECLTPLQIGHIMKDIFHNWDPSLYDQYLQKFNLPNKKEFGKFSKGMKMKLGIAVALSHHPKLLILDEATSGLDPVMRDEILDIFNDFTRDESHAILISSHIVSDLEKICDYVAFLHKGNLVLFEEKDRLLEKYGIIQCTEEQLQELNQSAVIGVKYSSYNVEAVALRDQIPEGFKVHPISIEDLFIFMIKGVH from the coding sequence ATGACCACATTTGAAACAAATGCTTTAGAAATAAACGATTTGAATAAGAACTATCCTGGATTTTCCCTGAATCATCTAAATCTCACTCTTCCCAGTGGATGTATCTTAGGACTCATCGGTGAAAATGGTGCCGGAAAAACTACCACCATTAAATTAATTCTGGATATCATAAAAAAAGACAGCGGTTCGATTCGAATTTTGGGAAGAGACTGCACTTCTGCTACTACTATCTTGAAAGAAGAAATTGGCGTTGTATTAGATGAAGTTGGTTTTCAGGAATGCCTGACTCCTTTACAGATTGGACACATTATGAAGGATATTTTTCACAACTGGGATCCTTCTCTATACGACCAATATCTCCAAAAATTTAACCTTCCAAATAAAAAAGAATTTGGTAAGTTTTCAAAAGGAATGAAGATGAAACTGGGAATTGCAGTTGCTCTCTCTCATCATCCTAAACTTCTGATCCTTGATGAAGCAACAAGCGGTCTTGATCCTGTAATGCGCGATGAAATCCTTGATATTTTCAATGATTTTACCAGAGATGAATCTCATGCAATTTTAATTTCTTCCCATATTGTAAGTGATCTGGAGAAAATTTGTGATTATGTTGCCTTTCTTCATAAAGGTAACCTTGTTCTTTTCGAAGAAAAAGACCGGCTTCTGGAAAAATACGGTATCATTCAATGTACAGAGGAACAGCTTCAGGAACTCAATCAATCTGCGGTCATCGGAGTCAAATACTCTTCTTACAATGTAGAAGCAGTAGCTCTTCGAGATCAGATTCCGGAAGGATTTAAGGTACATCCGATCAGTATAGAAGATTTGTTTATTTTTATGATAAAGGGGGTTCACTGA
- a CDS encoding nucleotidyltransferase family protein yields MQTFANTGIKTEVIDEIISFAKKHDIHCVILFGSRARGDFKRTSDIDIAASGGDFDRFALDVDEETSTLLEFDIVDLDRDMQDALRESIRREGKILFEKV; encoded by the coding sequence ATGCAGACTTTTGCGAATACAGGAATAAAAACGGAAGTTATAGACGAAATTATTTCATTTGCAAAAAAACATGATATACATTGTGTGATTCTTTTTGGATCCAGAGCGAGGGGAGACTTCAAGAGGACGAGCGATATTGATATTGCGGCAAGTGGTGGTGATTTTGATCGTTTTGCATTAGATGTTGATGAAGAGACATCCACGTTGCTGGAATTTGACATTGTGGACCTGGATAGAGATATGCAAGACGCCTTACGAGAATCGATACGGAGAGAGGGGAAAATTCTTTTTGAAAAAGTATGA